The following are from one region of the Actinoplanes sp. L3-i22 genome:
- the galT gene encoding galactose-1-phosphate uridylyltransferase, translating to MSNTEDARPGLSLTNRYLIKDGTPVIPVSGEMHYSRVPRQRWAERLRQMKAGGVTVVASYVFWLHHSPAPGEYRFDDNLDVAAFVDLAVEIGLDVVLRIGPWVHAESRNGGFPDWVQQAPVRHRTDDPGYLRLVEEFFAAVGGNVGERFGDVLGIQIENELYTQPEHLRTLKRMAREAGMSAPIWTATAWDSAELPDQEVLPLYGGYGDGFWVDSDAPWAPNFRDHYFFSHVWDDPGIGADVRRAQNIEAAKGGPRTPSADFPAATCELAGGMATAYHRRPRPSALDVATIAHCKIGNGSAWQGYYMYTGGTNPPGELQESHATGYPNDLPRLGYDFHAPIGEAGALAASHAELRRQHAFLAAFGGRLAEMPSSLPDVRPNGVEDSETLRWALRSDGTSGFLFVAWHQPHFPLDTYRGARFRVNLDDQTLEFPSRPVDIPAGTLARWPVNLTAGGVRIAWATASALTLLPGAVPTLVLLAEAGIPVSLAVSDQDPQDLAPGLEPIRIETGTGVLDVLVLPAATADSVWVREEPVRRVLLSDDELQWDTSGKLLVKTASIASVRAYDPAARAFADVVVAPVHAPVTVDVPVTELRAATAVPAEYGKHDGRASAPSRDAFDEHAAVWRLRLPDWAADPEHDALLRIDWAGDAGELRIDGVTVTDRFWDGSRWQVNLIDAGYRTGAAVTLHLLPLATVSRVSVPEDARDRLVDAGSQLLAIDAIRVVGRSMTAEPAPRHRVRKTSRRMADGREIIYFDDTEPYVSGAATRQAADTRPLPSAEEVLKGGAQVRYDPLTGEWIAMASHRNDRTFLPPADQDPLAPTMPGGFPTEIAEADYDVVVFENRFPAFSPRNGGSDAFVDGDPLWPVRPANGRTEVVCFSSAPQGSFGSLTAHRARTVLEAWADRTAELGRQPGVEHVFVFENRGREIGVTLSHPHGQIYAFPFVPPKAARMLSMARAHRERTGRNLFRDILDAERRAGTRIVASTRHWTAYVPAAARWPVEVHLAPHRDVPDLPALTDIERDDLARIYLDVLGRLDRYFPDSSPLPYIAGVHQAPVHEGRDEFRLHLQVFSVLRAPGKLKYLAGVESAMASWISDTTPEKIAARLREVA from the coding sequence ATGAGCAACACCGAGGACGCCCGCCCGGGCCTGTCCCTGACCAACCGCTACCTGATCAAGGACGGCACGCCGGTCATCCCGGTCTCCGGCGAGATGCACTACAGCCGCGTCCCCCGGCAGCGCTGGGCCGAGCGCCTGCGGCAGATGAAGGCCGGCGGCGTCACCGTCGTGGCCAGCTACGTCTTCTGGCTGCACCACTCGCCCGCCCCGGGGGAGTACCGGTTCGACGACAACCTGGACGTCGCCGCGTTCGTCGACCTGGCCGTCGAGATCGGCCTGGACGTGGTGCTCCGGATCGGGCCCTGGGTGCACGCCGAGAGCCGCAACGGCGGCTTCCCCGACTGGGTCCAGCAGGCCCCGGTCCGGCACCGCACCGACGACCCGGGCTACCTGCGGCTGGTCGAGGAGTTCTTCGCCGCGGTCGGCGGGAACGTCGGCGAGCGGTTCGGCGACGTGCTCGGCATCCAGATCGAGAACGAGCTGTACACCCAGCCCGAGCACCTGCGCACGCTCAAGCGGATGGCCCGCGAGGCCGGCATGTCCGCGCCGATCTGGACGGCGACCGCGTGGGACAGCGCGGAACTTCCCGACCAGGAGGTGCTCCCGCTCTACGGCGGCTACGGCGACGGCTTCTGGGTCGACTCGGACGCGCCCTGGGCCCCGAACTTCCGCGACCACTACTTCTTCTCGCACGTCTGGGACGACCCGGGCATCGGCGCCGACGTGCGGCGCGCGCAGAACATCGAGGCGGCCAAGGGCGGCCCGCGCACCCCGTCCGCGGACTTCCCGGCCGCGACCTGCGAGCTCGCCGGCGGGATGGCCACCGCGTACCACCGCCGCCCCCGGCCCTCCGCGCTCGACGTGGCCACCATCGCGCACTGCAAGATCGGCAACGGGTCGGCCTGGCAGGGCTACTACATGTACACCGGCGGGACCAACCCGCCCGGTGAGCTGCAGGAGTCGCACGCCACCGGCTACCCGAACGACCTGCCGCGCCTTGGCTACGACTTCCACGCGCCGATCGGCGAGGCCGGCGCGCTCGCCGCCAGCCACGCCGAGCTGCGCCGCCAGCACGCGTTCCTGGCCGCCTTCGGGGGCCGGCTCGCCGAGATGCCGTCCAGCCTGCCCGACGTGCGCCCGAACGGCGTCGAGGACAGCGAGACGTTGCGCTGGGCGCTGCGCAGCGACGGGACCAGCGGTTTCCTCTTCGTCGCCTGGCACCAGCCGCACTTCCCGCTGGACACCTACCGCGGCGCCCGGTTCCGGGTGAACCTCGATGACCAGACCCTGGAATTCCCGTCCCGGCCGGTGGACATCCCGGCCGGCACGCTGGCCCGCTGGCCGGTCAACCTGACCGCCGGCGGCGTGCGGATCGCCTGGGCCACCGCCTCCGCGCTCACCCTGCTGCCCGGCGCGGTGCCGACGCTGGTGCTGCTGGCCGAGGCCGGCATCCCGGTCTCGCTGGCCGTTTCTGATCAGGACCCGCAGGACCTCGCACCCGGCCTGGAACCGATCCGGATCGAGACCGGCACCGGCGTCCTCGACGTGCTCGTGCTCCCCGCCGCGACCGCCGACTCGGTCTGGGTCCGCGAGGAACCGGTCCGCCGGGTTCTGCTCAGCGACGACGAACTGCAGTGGGACACGTCCGGCAAGCTGCTGGTCAAGACCGCTTCGATTGCTTCGGTACGGGCGTATGACCCGGCCGCCCGGGCCTTCGCCGACGTCGTGGTCGCCCCCGTCCACGCCCCGGTCACCGTCGACGTCCCGGTCACCGAACTGCGCGCCGCCACCGCCGTCCCCGCCGAGTACGGCAAGCACGACGGCCGCGCCTCCGCCCCGTCCCGCGACGCGTTCGACGAGCACGCCGCGGTGTGGCGGCTGCGGCTGCCGGACTGGGCCGCCGATCCGGAGCACGACGCCCTGCTCCGGATCGACTGGGCCGGCGACGCCGGTGAGCTGCGGATCGACGGCGTCACGGTGACCGACCGGTTCTGGGACGGCTCCCGCTGGCAGGTCAACCTGATCGACGCCGGGTACCGCACCGGCGCCGCGGTCACCCTGCACCTGCTGCCGCTCGCCACGGTCTCCCGGGTCTCGGTCCCCGAGGACGCCCGGGACCGGCTGGTCGACGCCGGCTCCCAGCTGCTCGCGATCGACGCGATCCGGGTGGTCGGCCGCAGCATGACGGCCGAGCCGGCCCCGAGACACCGGGTGCGCAAGACGTCCCGGCGGATGGCCGACGGCCGCGAGATCATCTACTTCGACGACACCGAGCCGTACGTCTCCGGCGCCGCCACCCGCCAGGCCGCGGACACCCGGCCGCTGCCCAGCGCCGAAGAGGTGCTCAAGGGCGGGGCGCAGGTCCGCTACGACCCGCTGACCGGCGAGTGGATCGCGATGGCGTCGCACCGCAACGACCGCACGTTCCTGCCGCCGGCCGACCAGGACCCGCTGGCGCCGACCATGCCGGGCGGCTTTCCGACCGAGATCGCCGAGGCCGACTACGACGTGGTCGTCTTCGAGAACCGGTTCCCGGCGTTCTCCCCGCGCAACGGGGGCTCGGACGCGTTCGTCGACGGGGACCCGCTGTGGCCGGTTCGGCCCGCCAACGGCCGTACCGAAGTCGTCTGTTTCTCCTCGGCCCCGCAGGGGTCGTTCGGCAGTTTGACCGCGCACCGCGCGCGGACCGTGCTCGAAGCCTGGGCCGACCGCACCGCCGAGCTGGGCCGACAGCCCGGCGTCGAGCACGTCTTCGTGTTCGAGAACCGCGGCCGGGAGATCGGCGTGACGCTGTCCCACCCGCACGGCCAGATCTACGCGTTCCCGTTCGTGCCCCCGAAAGCGGCCCGGATGCTGTCGATGGCCCGGGCCCACCGCGAGCGGACCGGCCGCAACCTGTTCCGCGACATCCTCGACGCGGAACGCCGGGCCGGCACCCGGATCGTCGCGTCGACCCGGCACTGGACCGCCTACGTCCCGGCCGCGGCCCGCTGGCCCGTCGAGGTGCATCTCGCCCCGCACCGCGACGTCCCCGACCTGCCCGCCCTGACCGATATCGAACGCGACGACCTGGCCCGGATCTACCTGGACGTGCTCGGCCGCCTGGACCGCTACTTCCCGGACTCGTCGCCGCTGCCCTACATCGCCGGCGTGCACCAGGCCCCGGTCCACGAGGGCCGCGACGAGTTCCGCCTGCACCTGCAGGTCTTCAGCGTGCTGCGCGCCCCGGGCAAGCTGAAGTACCTGGCCGGCGTCGAGTCGGCGATGGCCTCCTGGATCAGCGACACCACCCCGGAGAAGATCGCCGCCCGCCTCCGGGAGGTCGCCTGA
- a CDS encoding ABC transporter substrate-binding protein, whose amino-acid sequence MTKKFAPVLATLTAATLFLTTACSSSGDKPDAGSTTSNEKVALTYWSWAPNMDKVVEGWNSTHPNIQVTVNKQDGGDPAVTKLLTAIKAGSGAPDVMQAEYQKIPTLVSADALADIAKDAGSLKDKFPSAVWNSVTLGGDAVYGVPQDSGPLMFFYRSDVFEKNGLQAPKTWDDYAAAAEKIHKANAKQYLGTFSASDAGLFVGLAQQAGASWWGVNGDSWTVNINDAASQKVASYWGGLVEKGTIDNKPMYTPEWNAALNDGSQVGWVSAVWAPGVLEGSAKNTKGKWKAAPMPQWDTAAPATGNWGGSATSVTTQSKHPKEATEFIAWLNSDPAALKLLAGTANVYPAANDASSVLTTPPAFFSDQADFYSIAAEAGKTAKPFTYGPNVNVAYSAFNDAFGKAAESKKAAAFTESLATVQKATVDDMKNNGFTVAG is encoded by the coding sequence ATGACTAAAAAATTCGCCCCTGTGCTGGCGACCCTCACCGCCGCCACCTTGTTTCTCACCACCGCCTGCAGCAGCTCCGGCGACAAGCCCGACGCCGGCAGCACGACCAGCAACGAGAAGGTCGCGCTGACCTACTGGAGCTGGGCGCCGAACATGGACAAGGTCGTCGAGGGCTGGAACTCCACGCACCCGAACATCCAGGTCACGGTCAACAAGCAGGACGGCGGCGACCCGGCCGTCACCAAGCTGCTGACCGCGATCAAGGCCGGCAGCGGCGCGCCCGACGTGATGCAGGCCGAGTACCAGAAGATCCCCACCCTGGTCTCCGCCGACGCGCTCGCCGACATCGCCAAGGACGCCGGCTCGCTCAAGGACAAGTTCCCGTCCGCGGTCTGGAACAGCGTCACCCTGGGCGGCGACGCGGTCTACGGCGTCCCGCAGGACTCCGGCCCGCTGATGTTCTTCTACCGCTCGGACGTCTTCGAGAAGAACGGCCTGCAGGCGCCGAAGACCTGGGACGACTACGCCGCGGCCGCCGAGAAGATCCACAAGGCGAACGCCAAGCAGTACCTGGGCACCTTCTCGGCGTCCGACGCGGGCCTGTTCGTGGGCCTCGCGCAGCAGGCCGGCGCGTCCTGGTGGGGCGTGAACGGCGACTCCTGGACCGTCAACATCAACGACGCGGCGAGCCAGAAGGTGGCCTCGTACTGGGGTGGCCTGGTGGAGAAGGGGACCATCGACAACAAGCCGATGTACACCCCGGAGTGGAACGCCGCGCTCAACGACGGCTCGCAGGTCGGCTGGGTCTCCGCGGTCTGGGCGCCGGGCGTGCTCGAGGGCAGCGCCAAGAACACCAAGGGCAAGTGGAAGGCCGCGCCCATGCCGCAGTGGGACACCGCGGCGCCGGCCACCGGTAACTGGGGCGGCTCGGCGACCAGCGTGACCACCCAGAGCAAGCACCCGAAGGAGGCCACCGAGTTCATCGCGTGGCTGAACAGCGACCCGGCCGCGCTCAAGCTGCTGGCCGGCACGGCCAACGTCTACCCGGCCGCGAACGACGCGAGCAGCGTGCTGACCACGCCGCCGGCGTTCTTCTCGGACCAGGCCGACTTCTACAGCATCGCCGCCGAGGCCGGCAAGACGGCCAAGCCGTTCACCTACGGCCCGAACGTCAACGTCGCGTACAGCGCGTTCAACGACGCCTTCGGCAAGGCCGCCGAGTCGAAGAAGGCGGCCGCCTTCACCGAGTCGCTCGCGACCGTCCAGAAGGCCACCGTGGACGACATGAAGAACAACGGGTTCACCGTCGCCGGATGA
- a CDS encoding carbohydrate ABC transporter permease, with translation MSLTTTLPRSTTAAAVTKKPVRARRAHVPYAFLAPGLLLFTLFLAAPIVYAGYLSLRKVKVSGLGLGAKSRTEVWAGLGNYTRSMTDPEWLPSVYRILGYGLVVVPAMLGLALLMALLLDANRTRAGIGGFARISIFLPYAVPAVVASLLWGFLYLPRVSPFVYVLDKFGIGSPELLSSSWVLYAVANVAVWGGTGFNMIVLYTALKAVPTSLYESARIDGASELAIAWRIKIPIVMPSLIMTFVFSMIATLQVFAEPMTLKPLSNTISFTWTPLMKVYRDAFVRNDIYSAAATSVVIAVATFILSFGFLKLVGRRAFNQED, from the coding sequence ATGTCGCTGACCACCACTCTCCCCCGTTCCACCACCGCGGCGGCCGTCACGAAGAAGCCGGTGCGGGCCCGGCGCGCGCACGTCCCGTACGCCTTCCTCGCCCCCGGCCTGCTGCTGTTCACGCTGTTCCTGGCCGCCCCGATCGTCTACGCCGGCTACCTGAGCCTGCGCAAGGTGAAGGTCAGCGGCCTCGGCCTGGGCGCGAAGTCCCGCACCGAGGTGTGGGCCGGGCTCGGCAACTACACCCGCTCGATGACCGACCCGGAGTGGCTGCCCAGCGTCTACCGGATCCTCGGGTACGGCCTGGTCGTGGTCCCGGCCATGCTCGGCCTGGCGCTGCTGATGGCGCTGCTGCTGGACGCGAACCGGACCCGCGCCGGGATCGGCGGCTTCGCCCGGATCTCGATCTTCCTGCCGTACGCGGTGCCGGCCGTGGTCGCCTCGCTGCTCTGGGGCTTCCTCTACCTGCCCCGGGTCAGCCCGTTCGTCTACGTCCTGGACAAGTTCGGGATCGGCTCGCCCGAGCTGCTCTCCTCGTCCTGGGTGCTCTACGCGGTCGCCAACGTGGCGGTCTGGGGCGGCACCGGCTTCAACATGATCGTCCTCTACACCGCGCTGAAGGCCGTGCCGACCAGCCTGTACGAGTCGGCCCGGATCGACGGCGCGTCCGAGCTGGCGATCGCCTGGCGCATCAAGATCCCGATCGTGATGCCGTCGCTGATCATGACGTTCGTCTTCTCGATGATCGCCACCCTGCAGGTGTTCGCCGAGCCGATGACGCTCAAGCCGCTGAGCAACACGATCTCGTTCACCTGGACCCCGCTGATGAAGGTCTACCGGGACGCGTTCGTCCGCAACGACATCTACTCCGCGGCCGCCACCTCGGTGGTCATCGCGGTCGCCACGTTCATCCTGTCCTTCGGCTTCCTGAAGCTCGTCGGGCGCCGGGCCTTCAACCAGGAGGACTGA
- a CDS encoding carbohydrate ABC transporter permease: MTTVSPPRPIRRRNSKIATTLLLLGAAYCLFPVIWVLIASSKSSGELFSTFTLAPSTHLFDNLADLSNYRDGLYWRWMFNTALYAGVGAAVSTFISAMSGYALAKFDFPGKGFVFNVILAGVLVPGVILAIPQYLLLAKIGLTNTYWAVLLPSFISPYGIYLARIFAAAAVPSEILEASRIDGAGDWRTFARVVIPMMRTGLVTVFLFQFVAIWNNFMLPYIMLGNDKLYPLTVGLNGLLNQGASQPSMYIAVVTGALVSIVPLIALFLTLQRYWQVDLAAGGVKA; this comes from the coding sequence ATGACCACGGTGTCCCCGCCACGGCCGATCAGGCGTAGGAACAGCAAGATTGCCACCACCCTGCTCCTGCTCGGGGCGGCGTACTGCCTGTTCCCGGTCATCTGGGTGCTGATCGCGTCGAGCAAGAGCTCCGGCGAGCTGTTCTCCACGTTCACCCTCGCCCCGAGCACCCACCTGTTCGACAACCTGGCCGACCTGAGCAACTACCGGGACGGCCTGTACTGGCGGTGGATGTTCAACACCGCCCTGTACGCCGGTGTCGGCGCGGCCGTCTCCACGTTCATCTCGGCGATGAGCGGCTACGCCCTGGCCAAGTTCGACTTCCCGGGCAAGGGTTTCGTGTTCAACGTGATCCTGGCCGGCGTGCTGGTGCCGGGCGTCATCCTGGCCATCCCGCAGTACCTGCTGCTGGCCAAGATCGGCCTGACCAACACCTACTGGGCGGTGCTGCTGCCCAGCTTCATCAGCCCGTACGGCATCTACCTGGCCCGGATCTTCGCGGCCGCGGCGGTGCCGTCGGAGATCCTGGAGGCGTCCCGGATCGACGGGGCCGGCGACTGGCGCACCTTCGCCCGGGTGGTCATCCCGATGATGCGCACCGGCCTGGTGACCGTGTTCCTGTTCCAGTTCGTGGCGATCTGGAACAACTTCATGCTGCCGTACATCATGCTCGGCAACGACAAGCTCTATCCGCTGACCGTGGGGCTGAACGGGCTGCTCAACCAGGGCGCCAGCCAGCCGTCGATGTACATCGCGGTGGTGACCGGCGCGCTGGTGTCGATCGTCCCGCTGATCGCCCTGTTCCTCACGCTCCAGCGGTACTGGCAGGTCGACCTGGCCGCCGGTGGAGTGAAGGCGTAA
- a CDS encoding LacI family DNA-binding transcriptional regulator has translation MSSRKRPTIRDVAREAGVSYATVSRVLNGRDWVSPEAVRSVRDAISRTGYTTNQHARSLATGRSGSIAFLLTEPQHLLFEDPNFSVLLRGVAQALSDREQTLILMIASTPEERSRTIAFLNGGHVDGVLLVSPHSGDPLLKQLVAAQVPIVACGRVLGLEDLMSSVSADDRAGARSATEHLIAAGRRRIATITGPLDTSGGVDRLSGYTDALMAHGLPIDQDLIVHGNWRRESGATGMRTLLDRAPDVDAVFAASDAIAAAALPVLRDAGRSVPGDVRVVGFDDSGLAATTEPPLTTVRQPLERISEEMVRLLVDVINGRTPLSITVPTSLVLRSSSPA, from the coding sequence GTGTCGTCGCGCAAACGCCCAACGATCCGCGACGTCGCTCGCGAGGCCGGGGTGTCGTATGCGACCGTCTCGCGGGTCCTGAACGGGCGCGACTGGGTCAGCCCGGAAGCCGTGCGCTCGGTCCGGGACGCGATCTCCCGGACCGGGTACACCACCAACCAGCACGCCCGGTCCCTGGCCACCGGGCGCTCCGGGTCGATCGCGTTCCTGCTGACCGAGCCGCAGCACCTGCTCTTCGAGGACCCGAACTTCTCGGTGCTGCTGCGCGGGGTGGCCCAGGCGCTCTCCGACCGGGAGCAGACCCTGATCCTGATGATCGCGTCCACCCCCGAGGAGCGCAGCCGGACGATCGCGTTCCTCAACGGTGGCCACGTCGACGGCGTGCTGCTGGTCTCCCCGCACTCCGGTGACCCGCTGCTCAAGCAGCTGGTCGCCGCGCAGGTCCCGATCGTGGCCTGCGGCCGGGTGCTGGGCCTGGAGGACCTGATGAGCTCGGTCTCGGCCGACGACCGGGCCGGGGCGCGATCCGCCACCGAGCACCTGATCGCGGCCGGCCGCCGGCGGATCGCCACCATCACCGGGCCGCTGGACACCTCCGGCGGCGTCGACCGGCTGTCCGGTTACACCGACGCGCTGATGGCCCACGGCCTGCCGATCGACCAGGACCTGATCGTGCACGGCAACTGGCGGCGGGAGAGCGGCGCGACCGGCATGCGGACGCTGCTCGACCGGGCGCCGGACGTGGACGCGGTGTTCGCCGCGTCGGACGCGATCGCCGCGGCCGCCCTGCCGGTGCTGCGCGACGCCGGGCGGTCGGTGCCCGGTGACGTCCGGGTCGTCGGCTTCGACGACTCCGGGCTGGCGGCGACGACCGAGCCGCCGCTGACCACGGTCCGTCAGCCGCTCGAACGCATCAGCGAGGAGATGGTCCGGCTCCTCGTGGACGTGATCAACGGCCGTACGCCGCTCTCCATCACCGTGCCGACCAGCCTGGTCCTGCGAAGCTCCTCCCCCGCCTGA
- a CDS encoding glycosyl hydrolase 53 family protein — protein sequence MKLAALIAAGLLLVPAAPAAAHPKGLDMRGADVSTLPRALDLGARFYDVRGHRADPYEILKKAGVNYVRLRIWNNPTSGYNNKAEVVAQAREARRHGLKVLIDFHYSDTWADPGKQFIPASWAGHDLAQLQKDVYDYTYDVCKATSPDSVQIGNEINTGMLWPEGQVVNSDFGPLASLLKSGYNAAKACNRKTQVLIHTADAGSIGAAHWFYDGIAAQGVKWDVTALSYYCMWHGDLTNLGSVLTDVQARYGKPAVIAETAYPYTTENYDHLENIITSAAPCDGIPATQQGQATEFTQVQDTVRAAGGLGVFYWEPTWTAVDGNGWDTEDIENSGNAWENMATFDDHGRINPYVRWGR from the coding sequence ATGAAGTTAGCTGCATTGATCGCCGCCGGCCTCCTCCTGGTGCCGGCCGCCCCCGCCGCCGCCCACCCCAAGGGCCTCGACATGCGCGGCGCCGACGTGTCCACGCTGCCCCGCGCACTCGACCTGGGCGCCCGGTTCTACGACGTCCGCGGCCACCGCGCCGACCCCTACGAGATCCTGAAGAAGGCCGGCGTCAACTACGTCCGGCTGCGCATCTGGAACAACCCGACCAGCGGCTACAATAACAAGGCCGAGGTCGTCGCCCAGGCCCGCGAGGCGCGTAGGCACGGCCTCAAGGTGCTGATCGACTTCCACTACTCCGACACCTGGGCCGACCCCGGCAAGCAGTTCATCCCCGCCTCGTGGGCCGGCCACGACCTGGCCCAGCTGCAGAAGGACGTCTACGACTACACCTACGACGTCTGCAAGGCCACCAGTCCGGACAGCGTGCAGATCGGCAACGAGATCAACACCGGCATGCTCTGGCCGGAGGGGCAGGTCGTGAACAGCGACTTCGGGCCGCTGGCCAGTCTGCTCAAATCCGGATACAACGCGGCGAAGGCGTGCAACCGGAAGACCCAGGTGCTGATCCACACCGCGGACGCCGGGAGCATCGGCGCGGCGCACTGGTTCTACGACGGGATCGCCGCGCAGGGCGTGAAGTGGGACGTCACCGCGCTCTCCTACTACTGCATGTGGCACGGCGACCTGACCAACCTGGGCAGCGTGCTGACCGACGTGCAGGCGCGGTACGGCAAGCCCGCGGTGATCGCCGAGACCGCGTACCCGTACACCACCGAGAACTACGACCACCTCGAGAACATCATCACGTCGGCCGCGCCGTGCGACGGGATCCCCGCCACCCAGCAGGGCCAGGCGACCGAGTTCACCCAGGTCCAGGACACCGTGCGCGCGGCCGGCGGGCTCGGGGTCTTCTACTGGGAGCCCACCTGGACCGCGGTCGACGGCAACGGCTGGGACACCGAGGACATCGAGAACTCGGGCAACGCCTGGGAGAACATGGCGACCTTCGACGACCACGGGCGGATCAACCCGTACGTCCGCTGGGGTCGTTGA
- a CDS encoding glycosyl hydrolase 53 family protein gives MRKSLMAVIGAVLLMLAFTPNPAHAASLTMLGADVSTLQRTLDLGGKYYTAAGAQADPYDILKGAGANYMRLRVWNNPASGYNNKAKVLQQAKSVKAKGLKLLIDFHYSDTWADPGKQYPPAAWSSHSLATLQTDVYNYTYDVCTALKAQGTTPDSVQIGNEINVGMLWPKGQVVNSDFSALASLLKQGYNATKACNSSTQVMIHTADADSDANARWFYDGIKAQGVSWDITALSYYCMWHGTLANLYNVIADVKSRYAKPVVIVETAYMYTTANADSQSNSIPGTTTCDGQAATKAGQGTEFTWIQNTARNAGAIGVFYWEPTWYAITGNGWDPANINGTGDGWDNMATFDATGKFNSYVTWTA, from the coding sequence ATGCGGAAATCCCTCATGGCCGTCATCGGAGCCGTCCTCCTGATGCTGGCCTTCACCCCCAACCCGGCACACGCCGCGTCCCTGACCATGCTCGGCGCCGACGTCTCGACGCTGCAGCGGACGCTGGACCTCGGCGGCAAGTACTACACCGCCGCCGGAGCGCAGGCCGACCCCTACGACATCCTCAAGGGCGCCGGCGCGAACTACATGCGGCTGCGGGTCTGGAACAACCCGGCCAGCGGCTACAACAACAAGGCCAAGGTGCTCCAGCAGGCGAAATCGGTCAAGGCCAAGGGCCTGAAGCTCCTGATCGACTTCCACTACTCGGACACCTGGGCGGACCCCGGCAAGCAGTACCCGCCGGCGGCCTGGAGCTCGCACTCGCTCGCGACGCTGCAGACCGACGTCTACAACTACACCTACGACGTGTGCACGGCGCTCAAGGCGCAGGGCACCACGCCGGACAGCGTGCAGATCGGCAACGAGATCAACGTCGGCATGCTGTGGCCCAAGGGCCAGGTGGTCAACTCCGATTTCAGCGCGCTGGCCAGCCTGCTCAAGCAGGGTTACAACGCGACCAAGGCCTGCAACAGCAGCACCCAGGTCATGATCCACACGGCCGACGCGGACAGTGACGCGAACGCGCGCTGGTTCTACGACGGCATCAAGGCGCAGGGTGTCAGCTGGGACATCACCGCGCTCTCCTACTACTGCATGTGGCACGGCACGCTCGCGAACCTGTACAACGTGATCGCGGACGTGAAGTCCCGCTATGCGAAACCGGTCGTCATCGTCGAGACGGCGTACATGTACACCACCGCCAACGCGGACAGCCAGTCGAACTCGATCCCGGGCACGACCACGTGCGACGGCCAGGCCGCCACGAAGGCCGGCCAGGGCACCGAGTTCACCTGGATCCAGAACACCGCCCGGAACGCCGGCGCGATCGGCGTCTTCTACTGGGAGCCGACCTGGTATGCCATCACCGGCAACGGCTGGGACCCGGCGAACATCAACGGGACCGGCGACGGCTGGGACAACATGGCGACCTTCGACGCCACCGGCAAGTTCAACTCGTATGTGACCTGGACCGCCTGA
- a CDS encoding nitroreductase family deazaflavin-dependent oxidoreductase: MTGTTPEGARPAREFHRSRGRSIGDSILGVFVRAGLVPGTYLLTTVGRKSGRPLTHPATVVAEDGRPRWLVSPYGTVSWVHNARAAGRVTLSRRGSRTDYTIRELSPAEAGPVLKRYLVLATATRPYFAADKDAPVEDFVAEADRHPAFELRPLA; this comes from the coding sequence ATGACGGGTACGACACCGGAGGGCGCACGTCCGGCCCGGGAGTTCCACCGCAGCCGCGGGCGCAGCATCGGCGACTCGATCCTCGGCGTGTTCGTCCGCGCCGGCCTGGTGCCCGGCACCTACCTGTTGACCACGGTCGGCCGGAAGTCCGGGCGGCCGCTGACCCACCCGGCGACGGTGGTCGCCGAGGACGGGCGGCCCCGATGGCTGGTCTCGCCCTACGGCACGGTCTCCTGGGTGCACAACGCCCGCGCCGCCGGCCGGGTCACCCTGTCCCGCCGCGGCTCCCGCACCGACTACACGATCCGGGAGCTGTCGCCCGCCGAGGCCGGCCCGGTCCTCAAGCGTTACCTGGTCCTCGCCACCGCGACCCGGCCCTACTTCGCCGCGGACAAGGACGCCCCGGTCGAGGACTTCGTCGCCGAGGCGGACCGCCACCCGGCCTTCGAGCTGCGCCCGCTCGCATAG